Within the Halorhabdus rudnickae genome, the region AGCCGGCGGCTCCTCGGGCGGAAGGAAACCGCTTCGTGCGCGCCCGGCCCGCTCGGCGAGGGCCGCAATGCGGATGCGATACGTGCGACACATATCGGTATCCCCCTGATCGAGACACGCATTCTTCACATTATTTGCTGACGGATACCCCACGAGATTACCGGATCCGCCGTAGTGGGACCCGACGGCGAGGTCACTCCGTCGCCCGGGTCGGATCGACGTCGATCGCGTCGACTGGGCAGACATCGACACAGAGCATACAGTCGATACACTGGGATTCGTTCGCCGGATCTGCCTTCCGCTCGCTAACCGGGTGGTCTGGTGTCTCGACCCACTCGAAGACGTCGACGGGACAGTCCTGCAGGCACGCCCCATCGGCCAGACAGGCGTCGAAGTCGACAGCGACGTGTGTCCCGTGGATGCCGAGCGTTTCGGGTTCTTCGAGTGGTCCCCAGACGTCGTGACCCTCGTGTTCGTCGACGACCTCCCGGTTCACGCTGAACGCCGGATCGATAGGCACAATGGCTAGTACTCGCACGTGAGCCCCCTTAAATCCACGTCAGCGGGAAGATTCGACCGGGGAACCACTCGTCACGTCGTCGGACTCGGGCGCGTACAGGGACGATCCCGGATCGCACTCGTCCCAACAGACGGATAAGTCCGGTCCGCGAACGAGGCCCATGGCAACAGACGAACTCGAAACGACGACGGTAACCGTGGAAACAGACGATGCAACCGATACGCTCGAGATCCCGATCGCGCTGATCGACCTACTGACCGACGAGGACAGCGAAGATGTCCCGACGGTGGTCGGTGACATCGCGATGTTTGGACTTGCCCAGCGGGTCCACACGGCAGTCCACCACAGCGACGGCGACCCGAGTGCGGGCCTCGACGCTGACCTCGAAGCCATCGAGGCCGCGACCGACGAGGAGTTCCAGAAACGGTTCGGCTCAAGCTTCGAAGACCTCCTCGACCACAGCCACTGACGACGCCCGGATAGTCACTGACCGCGCCTGCAAGCACGGATCACGACCGGTCAGTTTTCGTCGACCCCGGACAGTACGGACCACGCCCGGACAATCTTCGACGACCCCGGACAGTACGGACCACGCCCTATCAGTCACTACCGGTGATGCCTGCCAGCCGAGAGGAAACTCACGACCAGAGCAACGAACGCAACGAGTGTCGACGCAACGTCGAACCCGGGTCCGTTCGTCGTCGTGGTGGCAGTCGCAGTAGTGTCACGCTGTGGTGTCTCTCCCGGATCGACTTCGAACCGGTCCGATAGCTCGGCCAGCGCCGACCGGTCGGGAGCGTTGGCGATCGTCACGCGCGTCCCGTCGTGTCGAATGTCGAACGCGTCCGCGAAGGGACCGTCCGTAATGACGTACTGCGAGTCGCCGACCCCGAGGGGCTCGTAGCTATCGAGTACAGCACGGTAGGCGGCCGCAAACTCCGCGGCATCCGTCCGCGAGTCCCACTCAGTCACCCAGACGTAGCCCTCGTGGCTGCCGTTCGTGTACGTGTACAACGAGTCGTTTTCCCACCCGTCGGCCAGCGACGTGACGACCGTGCGAAGACTGGCTGTCCCGTTCGGGCGCGGGAGCGCCACACGTCGAGTCGCGTTCTGCCGGGCGAACAGCGTCCGGATTCCCGCCTCGCCGAGGCGTTGGGCGCCGTCGGTTCGAGACCACTCCGAACCGGAGCGATCCGTGTATTCGATCGGTTCTGAGAGGACCGCGTCGCGACCGGGATGCAACACCGGTTTCACGGTCGACGGTGGTGACTCGTGGGCGGCGACGACGCTCTCCCAGCCGCGACGGTCCCGGAGTGCAGCAACGTAGCTCGCCCCTTGCCGGTAAGGCATACTCAGGAGGCTAGCGACTGCCGGTGTGACCGAAGCACTCGACGACGGCGCTATCCCACCGGAGAGACACGACCACTCGCCGCTCGCACACTGGCGCCGATAGAGGCCGTCGATCAACGAGGCCTCGCCTTCGACGAGGCCGTCCTTTCCGAGTTCCCCGTCGAGCGTCGAGCGTCGGTAGCGGGGCCCAGAGAGGTCGAAGTGCTGGTCCTGGAGGACGTGCACGAGTTCGTGGGCGAGGACGTATCCCGAGACCTGGGGCCGTTCGGAGTCATCAGTCACGAGAACGACGTGATCGACCCCTTCCTCGGCGGCCATGCCACCGACGCTCGCGAGGATCGTCTCCCGTACCGCCAGACGAGCGTCGGTATCTTCACCGAAGACGAACAGCGCTTCCCACGTCTGGTTCCCCCCGGGTAACTGCGTGACGTTGCGGTCGACGTAGGTTTCGACACCCTCGCGGGAGACGAACTTGATCCGGGGAGTCTCTTCGAACTCCAGTCTGCGAAGGTGCTCGACTCGCGCCATCGTCCGGGCGAGAAGCCGCTCGCGCTCGGGCGCTGTGAGACCGTCGGACTGCTCTACATCGATCGACTCGTTGTGCCAGTACCGGTTCTCCCACCCGAGTACGTCCGTCTCGGGATCAGCCGGGGCGGTGGCGTTGTCCACCTGTGCGGCCCCTCCCATCGGAATGGCAACGAGAGTTAGAGCCCCGAAAACGATCAAGACAACAACTCCGAGGAAAGCACGTCGAACGTCTGCCTGTGGCCGAAACTCACCGACTGACAGCCGTCTCATCGAACCCGCCACCGCATCAAGACGCCCCCGTCCAGGCGCTCGACGTCGTGCAGGTCGAGGTCAGGGAAGTCACCCACGAACCCTTCACCGTCGGCCAGGGTCGGGGCCTCACGGCCGCCGAGAACCGTCGGGCCGACAAACGTCGACAACTCGTCGACGAGACCAGCCTCGAACAGCGAGAAAATGAGTTCGCCACCGCCCTCAACCATGAGTCGGTCGACGCCGTGTGCGTCGAGTTCGTCCAGAGCACCATCTAGGTCTACCCGCTCTTCGCCGGCCACGATCACAGTCGCGTCGCTGGCCAGCCGCTCGCGTTCGTCTTCGGGGGCCGCCTCGCTCACGAGGACGTACGTCTCGGCGTCGCCGTTCAACACGCGGGCACCAGCGGGGGTGCGGCCCCGCGAGTCGGCCACGACGCGGGCCGGCTGTGGCGCGTCGCCACGGTCGCGCCGGTCAGCCACACGCTCCTCGGCGTCGACCGTCAGGGATGGGTCGTCAGCGAGGACGGTCCCGATCCCGACCATTACGGCGTCGCTCGCGGCTCGCATCCGATCGACGCGCTCGAAGTCCGCCGGGCCGCTGATGGCGATTTGCTCGCGGTCGCGCGTCGAGAGCTTGCCGTCGGCGCTCATCGCAGCATTGACGACGACGTGCATCGGTGCCACGTCGGGGCGGGGGCCGAAAACCACTTTCGACGGCGAGCAGTGAGCGCGTCTCCGGGACGCTGGCTGCGAGGACGGCCTTTTTATTCACTCCGGTCGAACGGTTCTGCATGGATGTCGAAGACAAAGCCGAGGAACTCGCCTCCGACCTCGGCGTCGACAAAGAGGAGGTCAAAGAAGACTTGGAGAATCTCGTCTCCTACAGCGTACCGCTGGAGGAGGCCGTCGGGAGTCTCCGACGTAAGTACGGCGAGGGCGGAAGCGGCGGAAACGACGCACCGCCGGAGCGTGACGTCGCCGAGATCACGACAGCGGACGACGGCGTCACCGTGGGCGGGGTCGTCCTGACCGTCGGCAAGCGCTCGATCCAGTATCAGGGCACAGAGGAGGTCATATTCGAGGGGGAGTTCGCCGACGAAACGGGGAAGATCTCTTAT harbors:
- a CDS encoding 4Fe-4S dicluster domain-containing protein, with translation MPIDPAFSVNREVVDEHEGHDVWGPLEEPETLGIHGTHVAVDFDACLADGACLQDCPVDVFEWVETPDHPVSERKADPANESQCIDCMLCVDVCPVDAIDVDPTRATE
- a CDS encoding DUF7545 family protein; translation: MATDELETTTVTVETDDATDTLEIPIALIDLLTDEDSEDVPTVVGDIAMFGLAQRVHTAVHHSDGDPSAGLDADLEAIEAATDEEFQKRFGSSFEDLLDHSH
- a CDS encoding Hvo_1808 family surface protein, which codes for MDNATAPADPETDVLGWENRYWHNESIDVEQSDGLTAPERERLLARTMARVEHLRRLEFEETPRIKFVSREGVETYVDRNVTQLPGGNQTWEALFVFGEDTDARLAVRETILASVGGMAAEEGVDHVVLVTDDSERPQVSGYVLAHELVHVLQDQHFDLSGPRYRRSTLDGELGKDGLVEGEASLIDGLYRRQCASGEWSCLSGGIAPSSSASVTPAVASLLSMPYRQGASYVAALRDRRGWESVVAAHESPPSTVKPVLHPGRDAVLSEPIEYTDRSGSEWSRTDGAQRLGEAGIRTLFARQNATRRVALPRPNGTASLRTVVTSLADGWENDSLYTYTNGSHEGYVWVTEWDSRTDAAEFAAAYRAVLDSYEPLGVGDSQYVITDGPFADAFDIRHDGTRVTIANAPDRSALAELSDRFEVDPGETPQRDTTATATTTTNGPGFDVASTLVAFVALVVSFLSAGRHHR
- a CDS encoding 2,5-diamino-6-(ribosylamino)-4(3H)-pyrimidinone 5'-phosphate reductase: MHVVVNAAMSADGKLSTRDREQIAISGPADFERVDRMRAASDAVMVGIGTVLADDPSLTVDAEERVADRRDRGDAPQPARVVADSRGRTPAGARVLNGDAETYVLVSEAAPEDERERLASDATVIVAGEERVDLDGALDELDAHGVDRLMVEGGGELIFSLFEAGLVDELSTFVGPTVLGGREAPTLADGEGFVGDFPDLDLHDVERLDGGVLMRWRVR